In a single window of the Bacteroidota bacterium genome:
- a CDS encoding TlpA family protein disulfide reductase, whose protein sequence is MRKYLSLLFAIFTQTLFAQIAPGTWHGELILHDTLALPFNFEVRGQTATIINAEERIDATISQMKSDSILIRLPDFDAELHVKQTQDVLTGEFFNLSRNEKNIIPFRGTANTGYRFSDKPEKTTLNISGRWKAKFDGEDEENKFSIGIFKQEGNRVTGTFLTNTGDYRYLEGEMSGNHLSLSTFDGAHAYLFTADIVNNEIVNGHYFSGLHWHDTWTAVRDENYKLQDERSFSHLNPGYKKVEFTFPDINGKKVSLSDKEFKNKIVIVQIMGSWCPNCLDETRFLSDWYNKNDPKDVRIIGLDYEKITDSTVAHKNIRRLIDRYNVKYPILFAGSSNRELASKTLPMLNKIFAFPTTIYIDKNGTVREIHTGFNGPATGEYYEEFKKNFEKLIKDMQVKK, encoded by the coding sequence ATGAGAAAATATCTTTCACTTTTATTTGCAATCTTTACTCAAACCCTTTTTGCACAAATCGCTCCCGGCACATGGCATGGAGAACTTATCCTGCATGACACACTTGCCCTTCCTTTTAACTTTGAAGTAAGAGGTCAAACGGCTACTATCATAAATGCTGAAGAGCGTATCGATGCAACTATATCGCAGATGAAAAGCGATAGCATACTAATTCGTCTGCCCGATTTTGATGCTGAATTACATGTAAAACAAACTCAGGACGTATTGACAGGTGAGTTTTTTAATCTCTCACGAAATGAAAAAAATATAATTCCATTTCGGGGAACTGCAAATACCGGTTACCGATTTAGCGATAAACCTGAAAAGACAACTTTGAATATTTCCGGAAGATGGAAAGCAAAATTTGATGGTGAAGACGAAGAAAATAAATTTTCAATTGGAATATTTAAACAGGAAGGCAATAGAGTTACAGGAACTTTTCTTACGAATACCGGCGACTACCGTTATCTGGAAGGCGAAATGTCGGGCAACCATCTTTCACTTTCTACATTTGATGGCGCTCATGCTTATTTGTTCACTGCCGATATTGTAAACAATGAGATCGTCAATGGCCATTATTTCTCCGGACTACATTGGCACGACACATGGACAGCAGTGCGCGACGAGAATTACAAATTGCAGGATGAACGTTCTTTTTCACATCTGAATCCCGGATATAAAAAAGTTGAGTTTACGTTTCCGGATATTAACGGAAAAAAAGTCTCCCTTTCTGACAAAGAATTCAAAAACAAAATTGTGATCGTTCAGATCATGGGAAGCTGGTGCCCGAATTGTCTGGACGAAACCAGATTTTTATCTGACTGGTACAATAAAAACGATCCGAAAGATGTCCGCATCATCGGACTTGATTATGAAAAAATAACGGATTCCACAGTAGCTCATAAAAACATCCGGCGGCTGATCGACCGATACAATGTGAAATATCCGATCCTGTTTGCAGGAAGTTCGAATCGCGAACTTGCAAGTAAGACTCTGCCGATGCTGAATAAGATCTTTGCTTTTCCTACAACGATTTATATTGACAAAAACGGAACGGTTCGGGAAATTCATACCGGGTTTAACGGACCGGCTACTGGGGAGTATTATGAGGAATTCAAAAAGAATTTCGAGAAACTAATAAAGGATATGCAGGTGAAAAAGTAG
- a CDS encoding lysophospholipid acyltransferase family protein, translating to MSSIISALLYYCILIPISLLPFPVMYFVSDIFFVILYYIFPYRKKLVIANLKRSFPQKSEKEILQITKEFYKHFCDIVFETLKVFTASPGTIKSRVILENTDILRNYYKQGKSVIVVTGHYSNWEWPAVTLPFHSDHKGSGIYSVLSNKFFDKKLRSTRARFGTQLMSTRQVHEFFEETKNELFTYGFINDQSPSKPEKGHWMNFLGQDTCMLLGAEKYALLYNYPVVYGKITKEKRGHYKLSYELVSDNPNSEKPFFITEQCGRINEKLITAKPEYWLWTHRRWKFSRVRTES from the coding sequence ATGTCATCTATCATCAGCGCCCTACTCTACTATTGCATTTTAATTCCGATTTCGCTTTTGCCATTTCCGGTCATGTATTTCGTGTCGGACATTTTCTTTGTAATTCTTTATTACATTTTTCCTTACAGAAAGAAGCTTGTTATCGCTAATCTTAAACGTTCTTTTCCGCAGAAATCAGAAAAAGAAATTCTACAGATCACAAAAGAATTCTACAAACATTTCTGTGATATTGTATTTGAAACCCTGAAAGTATTTACGGCATCACCGGGAACAATTAAAAGCAGAGTAATCTTGGAGAATACCGACATCCTCAGAAATTATTATAAGCAAGGAAAAAGTGTGATCGTCGTAACCGGACATTATTCAAACTGGGAGTGGCCTGCTGTTACTCTGCCATTTCATTCTGATCATAAAGGTTCGGGAATATATTCTGTTCTTTCGAATAAATTCTTCGATAAAAAATTGCGATCTACACGTGCGCGATTCGGAACTCAACTTATGTCGACCAGACAAGTGCATGAATTTTTTGAAGAAACAAAAAACGAATTGTTCACATACGGTTTTATAAATGATCAGAGTCCTTCGAAACCGGAAAAAGGTCATTGGATGAATTTCCTTGGACAAGATACTTGCATGCTTCTAGGAGCAGAGAAATATGCTTTGCTTTACAACTATCCTGTTGTTTATGGAAAGATCACAAAAGAGAAACGGGGGCATTATAAACTTTCGTATGAATTAGTTTCTGATAATCCGAATTCTGAGAAACCATTTTTTATAACAGAACAGTGTGGAAGGATAAATGAGAAGTTGATTACTGCGAAACCGGAGTATTGGTTGTGGACGCATCGGAGATGGAAGTTCTCCAGAGTCAGGACAGAGTCCTGA
- a CDS encoding WG repeat-containing protein gives MELYQQKLFEEKTADNSIPSYEKFISAHPESPYVDEADRMIYKLSTTNHTIDEYARFARKYLQSKYSGDAWRQVYALSLKDFTETAFKSFKSNYPDYPFVSEMETDYKLQNYTFLPIEKNDKWGYINEEGTELISPQFDDASLFSEGLAVVEMNDKFGYIGKSGKIVLPISFTEADPFHNGFALVLVDSLYGVINRKGEFVIKPEYEDISDFVEDVCIVMKNGKSGYFSKSGKQLTEIVFDIANDFHEGYAIVSVNEKFGLINSLGKFVIEPLYDELISISKERMKASNNEKWGVIDLRGNTVAAFIYDDVGEYSDRLALAAMNGKYGYINENGVEKIPLKYLYSPSLLSTGKFTNGYTLLRLKNKVLLADTAGVITVFPGIEQYGIPGNGLIPVMKNKKWGYSDMTGKIKIQPKFDQVESFINGLAVVKSKGLFGVIDTNGVQIIQPLYDNVILQNDYISVVKEGKFGALSKSAGLILPCAYRSIDMIGSKILRGMNEHRLIYVDLNGRIIHLGDE, from the coding sequence ATGGAATTATATCAACAGAAATTATTTGAAGAAAAGACTGCAGACAATTCAATTCCTTCATATGAAAAATTTATCAGTGCGCATCCTGAAAGTCCATATGTTGATGAAGCTGACAGAATGATCTACAAATTGTCTACTACAAATCATACCATAGACGAGTATGCGAGATTCGCAAGGAAATATCTTCAGTCGAAATATTCCGGAGATGCCTGGCGACAAGTTTATGCTCTGTCACTGAAAGATTTTACTGAAACGGCATTCAAAAGTTTTAAAAGTAACTATCCGGATTATCCTTTTGTAAGCGAAATGGAAACGGATTACAAATTACAGAATTATACTTTTTTGCCAATTGAGAAAAATGACAAATGGGGTTACATTAATGAAGAAGGTACGGAGTTGATTTCGCCACAATTCGATGATGCATCATTATTTTCGGAAGGCCTTGCAGTAGTTGAAATGAATGATAAATTCGGATATATAGGAAAGTCAGGAAAAATCGTTTTGCCGATTTCATTTACTGAAGCAGATCCCTTTCACAATGGTTTTGCTCTAGTATTAGTCGATAGCCTGTATGGTGTAATTAACAGAAAAGGTGAGTTTGTGATCAAGCCGGAGTACGAAGATATCAGTGATTTTGTTGAAGATGTTTGTATTGTTATGAAGAATGGTAAATCAGGATATTTTTCAAAATCAGGAAAGCAATTGACAGAAATTGTTTTTGACATAGCAAATGATTTCCATGAAGGATACGCAATAGTTTCAGTCAATGAAAAATTTGGTTTGATAAATTCGTTGGGTAAATTTGTTATAGAACCATTGTATGATGAACTGATCTCAATCAGTAAGGAACGAATGAAAGCATCAAACAATGAGAAGTGGGGCGTTATTGACTTGCGTGGAAATACTGTGGCAGCTTTTATTTATGATGATGTTGGAGAATACAGCGATCGTCTTGCCTTAGCAGCAATGAATGGGAAGTATGGTTATATCAATGAGAATGGAGTAGAAAAAATTCCATTGAAATATTTATATTCTCCTTCATTGCTCAGTACCGGAAAATTCACGAACGGTTATACTCTTCTGCGATTAAAGAACAAAGTGCTTCTGGCAGATACTGCCGGAGTAATTACAGTGTTTCCCGGCATTGAACAATACGGTATTCCCGGAAATGGTTTGATTCCGGTTATGAAGAATAAGAAATGGGGTTATAGTGACATGACCGGTAAAATAAAGATCCAGCCGAAGTTCGATCAGGTAGAATCTTTCATAAACGGTTTAGCAGTTGTGAAAAGTAAAGGGCTGTTTGGAGTTATTGATACGAATGGTGTTCAAATTATTCAGCCACTTTACGACAACGTCATACTGCAAAACGATTACATCAGCGTTGTGAAAGAAGGAAAATTTGGTGCGTTGTCGAAGTCGGCCGGATTAATTCTTCCATGTGCTTACCGTTCTATCGATATGATTGGATCGAAGATTCTTCGTGGAATGAATGAACACCGGTTGATCTATGTCGATCTTAACGGGAGAATCATACACCTGGGGGACGAGTAG
- a CDS encoding lysophospholipid acyltransferase family protein → MKFLYKLIFLKALKWKIVGQVPEEKKYIIVVAPHTSNYDFMIGLAVRSIMGFKASFLGKKELFRWPFGWLFRKLGGYPVDRSKHTNLVDAVAAIFDAHDKFAIAIAPEGTRKYVKEWKSGFYYMALKAKVPLLLAAIDYKKKTVYFSQPYFPTGNKEIDSKNILSFYAGHEGKYPKKLPDSLFGV, encoded by the coding sequence ATGAAATTTTTATATAAACTGATTTTCCTGAAGGCATTAAAATGGAAGATTGTCGGACAAGTGCCTGAAGAAAAAAAGTATATCATCGTTGTTGCTCCTCATACAAGCAATTACGATTTTATGATTGGTTTGGCTGTAAGAAGTATAATGGGATTCAAAGCTAGTTTTCTCGGAAAGAAAGAACTATTTCGATGGCCATTTGGATGGTTGTTCCGTAAACTTGGCGGCTATCCTGTCGATAGATCAAAGCACACGAATCTCGTAGATGCTGTTGCAGCTATTTTTGATGCTCATGATAAATTTGCTATTGCAATTGCCCCGGAGGGAACACGCAAATATGTTAAAGAGTGGAAATCCGGATTTTATTATATGGCATTGAAAGCAAAGGTTCCTTTATTATTAGCTGCGATAGATTACAAAAAGAAGACAGTTTATTTTTCGCAGCCATATTTTCCAACCGGAAATAAGGAAATTGACTCAAAGAATATTCTTAGTTTCTATGCCGGACATGAAGGAAAATATCCGAAAAAGCTTCCTGATAGTTTATTCGGTGTATAA
- a CDS encoding AAA family ATPase, whose protein sequence is MSNPVVNLILLRGLPGSGKTTLSKALSNNGKFPVFSIDEYFTDKDGNYTFDYSKNYLAYKACEENTENAIVSGIEIVFVDHTFTIEWEMEPYFKLAEKYNCVLHVITVENYHGSENVHDVSKEQILKMAEKYKVKLICD, encoded by the coding sequence ATGAGTAATCCTGTCGTCAATTTGATTTTACTTCGAGGCTTGCCGGGAAGTGGAAAGACTACTTTGTCTAAGGCATTGTCGAATAACGGAAAGTTTCCGGTATTTTCTATTGACGAATATTTTACGGATAAAGATGGTAATTACACTTTTGATTATTCAAAAAATTATTTAGCGTATAAAGCCTGCGAAGAAAACACTGAGAATGCTATTGTTTCCGGAATAGAAATTGTATTTGTTGATCACACCTTTACAATTGAATGGGAAATGGAGCCGTATTTTAAATTAGCAGAAAAGTATAATTGTGTGTTGCATGTGATCACTGTTGAAAATTATCATGGCAGTGAAAATGTTCATGATGTAAGCAAAGAACAAATTTTAAAGATGGCCGAAAAATACAAAGTAAAACTGATCTGCGACTGA
- a CDS encoding NAD(P)H-dependent oxidoreductase, translating to MKITLLISSVRDGRLADTVLQKVIKLIGDKFEVAIIDPKEYVLPLLNLRYYEMKEPTEVFQKLHTIFMETDGFIIVTAEYNHGIPPALKNMLDHFGKEFKRKACGIVSYSDGAVGGARSGEQLRLVCSTLGMPPVPISPAWGLANKAGKPEGKSFEDNFERTFNAFLPEFLWYTEALMNQRAKEEANRTSL from the coding sequence ATGAAAATCACACTCCTAATTAGTTCTGTCCGGGATGGGCGTTTAGCAGATACTGTTCTGCAAAAAGTTATAAAACTCATCGGTGATAAATTTGAAGTTGCTATTATTGACCCGAAAGAATATGTTCTCCCTCTTTTAAATCTGAGATATTACGAGATGAAAGAGCCTACAGAAGTTTTTCAGAAGTTACATACAATTTTTATGGAGACAGATGGTTTTATTATTGTTACTGCTGAATATAATCACGGAATTCCGCCTGCATTAAAAAATATGCTTGATCACTTTGGAAAGGAATTTAAAAGAAAAGCATGTGGAATAGTTTCCTATTCAGATGGAGCTGTTGGTGGTGCAAGGTCAGGTGAGCAATTGCGGCTTGTTTGCTCAACTCTAGGAATGCCACCGGTTCCAATTTCACCTGCATGGGGACTGGCAAATAAAGCAGGCAAACCGGAAGGTAAATCTTTTGAAGATAATTTTGAAAGGACTTTCAATGCATTCTTGCCGGAATTTTTGTGGTACACAGAAGCATTAATGAACCAAAGAGCTAAGGAAGAGGCTAACAGAACAAGTTTATAA
- a CDS encoding sodium:proton antiporter — protein MSTAIIIIACVLLLLAYAFDVSATFTKIPSVILLLILGGILRIAANSLNIFIPDLNPALPILGTIGLILIVLEGSLELELNKSKIPLIKKSVGVALIPMFVLAFGLAYLFQFLNQGDFKINLVNVIPFCVISSAIAIPSVRSLSKESREFVVYESSLSDIFGVLFFNFIALNPYINGQSFGLFGIQILIIIAVSFISVLGLSFLLSRIRHHVTFTPIILFVILIYAISKEFHLPGLIFILVFGLFLGNIDEMKRFKWIKKFRPEKLQLEVDKFKEVTFEATFLVRATFFMLFGFLMKPSEILNPVTFPLAGAIVGSILLVRFITLKISGLQIMPLLFVAPRGLITILLFLAIVPEQSIPLANKSLVIQTVILSVLAMMIGLMFTKDEPEIKEENL, from the coding sequence ATGTCTACTGCAATAATTATAATCGCCTGCGTACTACTCCTTCTGGCCTATGCTTTTGATGTCAGCGCAACGTTCACAAAAATCCCTTCCGTAATTTTGCTGCTTATTCTTGGAGGGATTTTGAGAATTGCGGCAAATTCATTGAACATTTTTATCCCTGACTTGAATCCTGCATTGCCGATATTAGGTACAATTGGACTTATCCTTATTGTTCTCGAAGGATCATTGGAGCTGGAATTAAACAAATCCAAGATTCCATTAATCAAAAAATCTGTCGGTGTAGCTCTCATTCCGATGTTTGTTCTGGCGTTTGGGCTAGCTTATTTGTTTCAGTTTTTAAATCAGGGTGATTTTAAGATCAATCTCGTAAATGTAATTCCGTTTTGTGTAATCAGTAGCGCAATTGCAATTCCAAGTGTACGGAGTTTATCAAAAGAGAGTCGGGAATTTGTTGTATACGAAAGTAGTCTGTCTGATATTTTCGGAGTATTATTTTTCAATTTTATAGCTTTAAATCCTTATATAAATGGCCAGTCGTTCGGATTATTTGGAATTCAGATATTGATCATCATAGCCGTATCTTTTATTTCTGTACTCGGACTATCGTTTTTATTAAGTAGGATCAGACATCATGTTACTTTTACACCGATAATACTTTTTGTAATTCTCATCTATGCCATTTCAAAAGAATTTCATCTTCCGGGTTTAATTTTTATCCTCGTTTTTGGATTGTTTCTTGGCAACATTGATGAAATGAAACGGTTTAAGTGGATTAAAAAGTTTCGTCCGGAAAAACTTCAACTGGAAGTTGATAAATTCAAAGAGGTAACATTTGAAGCTACATTCTTAGTGCGAGCAACATTTTTTATGCTGTTCGGCTTTCTGATGAAACCCTCTGAAATCCTCAATCCGGTTACTTTTCCGCTGGCAGGAGCAATTGTTGGAAGTATTTTGCTGGTCAGATTTATTACATTAAAAATTTCCGGTCTGCAGATCATGCCATTGTTATTTGTTGCACCAAGAGGTTTAATTACGATCTTGTTGTTTCTTGCGATTGTTCCCGAGCAATCAATTCCTCTTGCAAATAAGTCATTGGTTATTCAAACAGTAATACTTTCTGTATTGGCAATGATGATAGGATTAATGTTTACAAAAGATGAGCCTGAAATAAAAGAAGAGAATTTATAA
- a CDS encoding TonB-dependent receptor, with translation MKIISHILFLQFVATFCSTTLKAQTLTQTIRGTITDQISQATLPGASVVLMNSSPVNGTATDLNGNFKLTDVPVGMQSLKISFMGYKEFILPNINVTSGKEVVLSVSLEENIVMGKEVVITAEIQKDKPLNEFTMVSGRTFSVEETQKYAAAVNDPARMSTAFAGVISTDDGNNNIAIRGNAPNSLQWRMEGVEIPNPNHFSLEGTSGGGISILSSQVLTNSDFLTGAFAAEYGNALSGVFDLKLRKGNDQKTEYTLQAGLLGTDFAIEGPFKKDYNGSYLINYRYSTLAMISALGVSIGDAVTTFQDLSFNVFLPTKRSGNFSIWGFGGLSNQVSDAKKDSTEWETNFDRYSWNYKYNTGAVGLSHFIMLDDKSYLKSTLITSGTDRGGEQSILDSEYSEIPEGNESYDQNKVALNTIYTRKINAKNSIKAGIIASMNFYDLEQSWRNESGTSIETLIKQNGEAITLQSFAQWNFHPLERLTIVTGLHYLAFTENNTFSIEPRASAKYNLNDKQSVSIGYGLHGQVQPLGVYFAQLNNSDGTIVMPNHDLGISKSHHFVVGYDRTITKYMHVKIEGYYQSIFNVPVNADASKTFSMLNNEYGFVTDPLVNKGKGVNKGIELTIEQYLHNDFYFLLSSSFYDSKYQTLSGKWFNTRFNGQYATTFTGGKDFKTGPGFGNRIVGINIKTIVAGGLRNTPIDYNASVASGETKYIESESYSLKAKDYFRTDVKISVKRNRKKSTVTWSLDVQNATSNKNVAGEYFDPLTSTTKISYQTPLIPILAYRVEF, from the coding sequence ATGAAAATCATATCACACATTTTATTTCTCCAGTTTGTTGCAACATTTTGTTCAACTACTTTGAAAGCTCAAACACTTACTCAAACCATCAGAGGAACAATCACTGACCAGATCTCCCAGGCAACTCTTCCCGGAGCAAGTGTTGTATTGATGAATTCTTCACCGGTCAATGGAACAGCAACAGACCTCAACGGAAATTTTAAACTAACAGATGTTCCTGTTGGAATGCAATCTTTGAAAATCTCTTTTATGGGTTATAAAGAATTTATTCTTCCAAACATAAATGTGACTTCTGGAAAAGAAGTTGTGCTTTCTGTTTCGCTTGAGGAAAATATTGTCATGGGAAAAGAAGTAGTTATCACTGCTGAAATTCAAAAAGACAAACCATTAAATGAATTTACAATGGTAAGCGGAAGAACATTTTCGGTTGAAGAAACCCAAAAGTATGCAGCAGCAGTAAATGATCCTGCCCGGATGTCAACTGCATTTGCAGGAGTAATATCGACTGATGATGGGAATAACAATATTGCAATTCGCGGAAATGCTCCAAATAGTTTACAATGGCGGATGGAAGGAGTTGAAATTCCTAATCCGAATCATTTTAGTTTAGAAGGAACTTCGGGTGGCGGAATTTCTATTCTTAGTTCTCAGGTTCTTACGAATTCGGATTTTCTCACAGGTGCATTTGCTGCAGAATATGGAAATGCATTGTCAGGGGTCTTCGATTTGAAATTGCGTAAGGGTAATGATCAGAAGACTGAATATACGCTGCAGGCAGGTTTGCTAGGAACTGATTTTGCGATCGAAGGACCATTCAAAAAAGATTATAATGGCTCGTATCTTATCAACTATCGGTATTCAACATTAGCAATGATAAGTGCATTAGGCGTTTCGATAGGTGATGCGGTGACAACATTTCAGGATCTTTCTTTCAATGTATTTCTGCCAACTAAGAGATCAGGAAATTTTTCAATATGGGGCTTCGGTGGATTGAGTAATCAGGTTTCTGATGCTAAAAAAGATTCAACAGAATGGGAAACAAATTTTGACCGCTATAGCTGGAATTATAAATATAATACGGGTGCAGTTGGACTTTCCCATTTCATTATGTTGGATGATAAAAGTTATCTCAAGTCTACTCTGATTACTTCCGGCACCGATCGAGGTGGCGAACAATCAATACTCGATTCTGAATATTCAGAAATTCCTGAAGGAAATGAAAGCTATGATCAGAATAAGGTAGCACTCAATACAATTTACACAAGAAAGATCAATGCAAAGAACAGTATTAAAGCAGGAATAATTGCAAGCATGAATTTTTACGATCTGGAACAGTCATGGAGAAACGAATCCGGTACTTCAATTGAAACATTGATAAAGCAAAATGGTGAAGCTATAACATTGCAATCATTTGCTCAATGGAATTTTCATCCTTTAGAAAGACTTACAATTGTTACAGGTTTACATTATTTAGCTTTTACAGAAAATAATACCTTCTCGATTGAACCTCGTGCGTCAGCAAAATATAATTTGAATGATAAACAATCAGTAAGTATTGGCTATGGGCTTCACGGACAAGTTCAACCGCTGGGAGTTTACTTTGCGCAGCTAAACAATTCCGACGGAACTATTGTAATGCCAAATCATGACTTAGGAATATCTAAGTCGCATCATTTTGTTGTGGGATATGACAGAACAATCACAAAGTATATGCATGTAAAAATTGAGGGGTATTATCAGTCAATATTCAATGTTCCGGTCAATGCTGATGCGAGTAAGACATTTTCAATGTTGAATAATGAATATGGTTTTGTTACTGATCCATTAGTTAACAAAGGAAAAGGAGTTAACAAGGGTATAGAACTGACAATTGAACAATATCTGCACAATGATTTTTATTTTCTCTTGTCTTCTTCATTCTATGATTCAAAATATCAGACCCTTTCCGGGAAATGGTTTAATACCCGCTTCAATGGTCAATATGCAACAACCTTCACCGGAGGAAAAGATTTTAAAACCGGTCCGGGATTTGGGAATAGAATTGTTGGTATAAATATTAAGACTATTGTTGCCGGTGGATTGAGAAACACCCCGATTGATTACAATGCATCTGTTGCCTCCGGTGAAACCAAATATATTGAATCGGAATCATACAGTTTAAAAGCGAAAGACTATTTCCGTACAGATGTAAAAATTTCTGTAAAACGAAACAGGAAGAAAAGTACTGTAACCTGGAGTCTGGATGTTCAGAATGCAACAAGCAATAAAAATGTAGCCGGTGAATATTTTGATCCTTTAACTTCAACGACAAAGATTTCATATCAGACCCCGTTGATTCCTATACTTGCTTATAGAGTGGAATTTTAG
- a CDS encoding DUF2807 domain-containing protein: protein MKNRLNKIILFSILALSFSSCTKEWCGVEGVGPVRSQERIITNFNGVDLQLAGRVNLIQDSAFSVIVTTYSNYHPLINTYVRGGTLVVDSRKSLSDENVTIEIHLPSLEYLNIGGSGDIHTSSGFNSSYVKLNVSGSGKINFSGNVSDLDAVISGSGKIYLSGNSDNSKMRISGSGDIKGYAMICQNNEATISGSGEIETNVVDNLIARISGSGNINYIGYPSVQTHISGSGNVNHHN, encoded by the coding sequence ATGAAAAATAGATTAAACAAGATCATTTTATTTTCAATTTTAGCACTTTCATTTTCATCTTGCACAAAGGAATGGTGTGGAGTAGAAGGTGTAGGACCTGTCAGAAGTCAGGAGCGGATCATAACAAATTTTAACGGTGTAGACTTGCAGTTAGCAGGAAGGGTAAATTTAATTCAGGATTCTGCATTTTCGGTTATCGTAACCACTTATTCAAATTACCATCCATTGATTAATACTTACGTTCGTGGTGGAACATTGGTAGTTGATTCAAGAAAATCTCTAAGTGACGAAAATGTAACAATTGAAATACATCTTCCTTCGCTTGAATACCTGAACATTGGAGGTTCGGGCGATATTCATACTTCATCAGGATTTAATTCTTCATATGTCAAGTTGAATGTTTCCGGTTCAGGTAAAATAAACTTTTCAGGAAACGTATCAGATTTAGATGCTGTTATTTCCGGTTCAGGAAAAATATATCTCAGCGGTAATTCAGATAATTCAAAAATGCGCATCAGCGGATCGGGCGATATAAAAGGCTATGCTATGATCTGTCAGAATAATGAAGCAACAATCAGTGGCTCGGGTGAAATTGAAACAAATGTAGTTGACAATCTCATTGCAAGAATTTCCGGTAGTGGAAATATTAATTATATCGGATACCCTTCAGTCCAGACTCATATTTCCGGATCAGGAAACGTTAATCATCATAACTAA